The proteins below come from a single Terriglobales bacterium genomic window:
- a CDS encoding SPOR domain-containing protein, giving the protein MPAPIFSRVVCSLGLGLTLVLFAPLTQAQVFRIGAGSSSLLDAQGGSLEIQSRNYKGQLGVGVLDGKLRFGALVRTKYLGHTWTLGDDSIRFAMPTDIFDNNYYFLGRGLSVAGTWRNTRFLAFAGATSNSFGTPFFRAAQVDQTAAVLFLDHPVTERLSVFSRNILSRQQTSIHGLEFKARPWLKTSFSAGTGAGQPYLALSADAERDWFAVKAAYIDAGDRFRRVLVETPIHTEVDGANLQVTLRPRHNLTIVGGHQNLLQPPGENSQGLRATVNNLQASTNWSAIRLGGGVYQSSVLSSSNLGTFIWASRRITDRIDTTVNYYRSQPNRGQAASTISATVREVISPRLELLQLVTNSNGQTTVSFGGHFTSNRFSLGVDYQTLYVPFRANPFTQALSLTLRFRPFGSVDLNAQTYVTPEGKLRYTAFGNSSLYRYSGLHVGERAMAFSLPKYLIRGRVEDEQGAAISGAALQIDNEVAFSDTNGEFFVRVKRQRAYPVRVLLDQFLVPGYYAVVSSPATVAARPEEEAVPFAVVLRRVKPPARPIHTASAGGSETTSTPERNEPPPVTPPAAANREAGTVRFKQLPTGSLDYVVQVAALSSAASADKLANELRQKRYPVLVLRASSGASLYRVQVGPFRSKREAQAAQEQLSQEGFTAMLKTSPEPAGLAVLRSASTSGL; this is encoded by the coding sequence ATGCCCGCACCGATCTTCAGCCGCGTTGTCTGCTCGTTGGGGCTCGGGCTTACGCTTGTCCTGTTCGCCCCCCTGACCCAGGCCCAGGTGTTCCGCATCGGCGCCGGCTCTTCGTCCTTGCTCGACGCGCAGGGAGGCTCGCTCGAGATTCAGAGCCGAAACTACAAGGGCCAATTGGGCGTGGGCGTCCTCGACGGCAAGCTGCGCTTTGGCGCTCTGGTCCGCACCAAGTACCTGGGCCATACCTGGACGCTGGGCGACGACAGCATCCGCTTCGCCATGCCCACTGACATCTTCGACAACAACTACTACTTCCTGGGGCGGGGCCTGAGTGTGGCCGGCACGTGGCGGAACACGCGCTTTCTGGCCTTCGCGGGAGCCACCTCGAACTCGTTCGGCACGCCCTTTTTCCGGGCCGCCCAGGTGGACCAGACCGCCGCCGTGCTGTTCCTGGACCATCCCGTCACCGAGCGCCTGAGCGTGTTTTCACGCAACATTCTTTCTCGCCAGCAGACTTCGATTCACGGCCTGGAATTCAAGGCCCGGCCGTGGCTGAAAACCTCGTTTTCGGCGGGCACTGGGGCCGGACAGCCTTACCTCGCGCTCAGCGCCGATGCCGAACGGGACTGGTTCGCCGTGAAGGCCGCCTACATCGATGCCGGCGACCGCTTCCGCCGCGTGCTGGTGGAGACGCCGATCCACACCGAGGTGGACGGCGCCAACCTGCAAGTAACCCTGCGCCCGCGACACAACCTGACCATCGTCGGCGGACACCAGAACCTGCTGCAACCTCCCGGGGAGAACAGTCAGGGATTGCGCGCCACCGTCAACAACCTCCAGGCGAGCACGAACTGGTCTGCCATCCGCCTCGGTGGAGGCGTGTACCAGTCCAGCGTGCTCAGCTCGAGCAATCTCGGCACCTTCATCTGGGCGAGCCGCCGGATCACAGACCGCATTGACACCACCGTGAACTACTACCGCAGCCAGCCCAATCGGGGACAGGCGGCGAGTACCATCAGCGCCACGGTGCGCGAAGTCATTTCGCCACGGCTGGAGCTGCTGCAACTGGTAACCAACTCCAACGGCCAGACCACGGTGTCGTTCGGCGGACACTTTACCTCCAACCGGTTTTCCCTTGGCGTGGACTACCAGACGCTGTACGTGCCCTTTCGCGCCAACCCCTTCACGCAGGCGCTGAGCCTTACGCTTCGCTTCCGACCCTTCGGGTCCGTGGACCTCAACGCGCAGACTTACGTCACGCCCGAGGGCAAGTTGCGATACACCGCCTTCGGCAACAGCTCCTTGTACCGATACTCAGGATTGCATGTGGGCGAGCGGGCCATGGCGTTCAGCCTGCCCAAGTACCTGATCCGCGGCCGGGTGGAAGATGAACAGGGCGCAGCCATCAGCGGCGCCGCTCTCCAGATCGACAACGAAGTCGCCTTCAGCGACACCAACGGCGAGTTCTTTGTCCGGGTGAAGCGGCAGCGCGCGTACCCGGTACGCGTGCTGCTGGATCAGTTCTTGGTCCCCGGCTACTATGCGGTGGTTTCGTCTCCGGCTACGGTGGCGGCGCGTCCCGAGGAAGAGGCGGTTCCGTTTGCCGTGGTCTTGCGGCGCGTCAAGCCGCCCGCGCGGCCCATCCACACCGCATCCGCCGGCGGCTCTGAGACAACGAGTACGCCAGAGAGGAACGAACCCCCACCAGTTACCCCGCCAGCCGCCGCGAACCGCGAGGCAGGAACGGTGCGGTTCAAGCAGCTCCCTACGGGTTCCTTGGATTACGTAGTGCAGGTGGCCGCGCTCAGCAGCGCCGCGAGCGCGGACAAGCTGGCCAACGAGCTTCGCCAGAAACGCTATCCGGTGCTGGTGCTGCGCGCTTCTTCCGGTGCGTCCCTCTACCGCGTCCAGGTGGGACCGTTCCGGAGCAAGAGGGAAGCCCAGGCCGCGCAGGAGCAGCTCTCGCAGGAGGGCTTCACGGCCATGCTCAAGACCTCGCCTGAACCGGCGGGGCTGGCCGTGCTCCGTTCTGCTTCAACCTCCGGTCTCTGA
- a CDS encoding CpsB/CapC family capsule biosynthesis tyrosine phosphatase, which yields MVDIHSHILPQVDDGAQSWDIALEMCRMAAGDGISDLVATPHANDRYSYDRSQHQAAVARLQEALGPAPRLHLGCDFHFTFDNIQDALAHRDRYVIGKTSYLLVEFSDFALPPSLPDALYRLQSQGLTPIVTHPERNPLLQRQPEKILRLAEAGCVIQVTAASLTGRFGETARRLSKWLLRREAVHILASDAHDLEDRPPILSAGRDAVSDLCGPEVSLALVEQNPRAVLHNQPLPYFPHPRNA from the coding sequence ATGGTAGATATCCACAGCCACATCCTTCCCCAGGTGGACGATGGCGCCCAGTCATGGGACATCGCCCTGGAAATGTGCCGAATGGCGGCCGGGGACGGGATTTCAGATCTGGTCGCAACCCCGCATGCCAATGACCGCTACTCCTACGATCGCTCGCAGCACCAAGCCGCGGTGGCTCGATTGCAGGAGGCACTTGGTCCAGCGCCCAGGCTTCATCTCGGCTGTGACTTCCATTTCACCTTCGATAACATCCAGGATGCCCTGGCACATAGGGACCGCTACGTGATTGGCAAGACGTCGTACCTGCTGGTGGAATTCAGCGACTTCGCCCTTCCCCCCTCCCTCCCGGACGCCCTGTACCGGCTTCAATCACAAGGACTTACACCCATTGTCACGCATCCGGAGCGCAACCCTCTCCTGCAACGCCAGCCAGAAAAGATCCTTCGCTTGGCGGAAGCGGGCTGTGTCATCCAGGTGACCGCAGCCTCCCTGACGGGACGCTTCGGCGAAACCGCGCGGCGGCTCTCCAAGTGGTTGTTACGGCGTGAAGCCGTGCATATTCTGGCGAGCGACGCCCACGATTTGGAGGACCGCCCGCCCATCCTCTCCGCTGGCCGGGATGCGGTCTCCGACCTGTGTGGACCGGAGGTATCCTTGGCTCTGGTAGAGCAGAATCCGCGCGCCGTGCTCCACAACCAGCCACTGCCGTATTTCCCCCACCCCCGCAACGCCTGA
- a CDS encoding helix-turn-helix transcriptional regulator → MASPGHQLRLIREELNLTIREVETASCRIAARRRNPEFAISLSRLSDIESKNILPSIYRLYSLAVIYRRDLRELLGLYGIDVNDTAADLDVAPQPGSRRLEALNGVTAVRLPVRIDPGFDPRRTFNLGRIVEQWGTVPLAFLARFSRDEYTYAYIGTEDFTMYPLLLPGTFVQIDESRTEVARGGWRSEYERPIYFLETRTDFICSWCTLEDGNIIIQPHPLSPVPVRILRHPQDAEVIGQVVGIAMRISDWRAGGLEPGTKAPKALH, encoded by the coding sequence ATGGCATCACCGGGGCACCAGCTGCGCTTGATTCGCGAAGAACTGAACTTGACCATCCGTGAAGTGGAAACCGCCAGTTGCCGTATCGCAGCGCGGCGGCGTAACCCGGAGTTCGCCATCTCCCTGAGCCGCCTCTCGGATATCGAATCCAAGAACATTCTGCCCAGTATCTACCGGTTGTATTCGCTGGCCGTCATTTATCGGCGCGACTTGCGCGAGCTGCTTGGGTTGTACGGCATCGATGTGAATGACACCGCCGCTGACCTGGACGTGGCGCCGCAGCCCGGTTCCCGCCGGCTGGAGGCTCTCAATGGGGTTACAGCCGTACGCTTGCCGGTGCGCATCGACCCCGGCTTCGACCCGCGCCGCACCTTCAACCTGGGTCGCATCGTCGAGCAGTGGGGAACCGTTCCCCTGGCATTCCTGGCCCGGTTTTCCCGTGACGAATACACCTACGCATACATAGGGACTGAGGACTTCACCATGTACCCCCTCTTGCTGCCGGGCACGTTTGTCCAGATTGATGAATCCCGTACCGAGGTGGCGCGAGGCGGCTGGCGCAGCGAATATGAGCGGCCGATCTATTTCCTGGAAACGCGCACCGACTTCATATGCAGCTGGTGCACCCTGGAGGACGGGAACATCATCATCCAGCCCCATCCCCTCTCGCCGGTTCCCGTCCGCATCCTGCGGCATCCGCAGGATGCCGAGGTCATCGGGCAGGTGGTCGGCATTGCCATGCGCATCAGCGACTGGCGCGCGGGTGGCCTTGAACCAGGGACGAAAGCGCCGAAAGCACTGCATTGA
- the ald gene encoding alanine dehydrogenase: MIIGVPKEVKDHESRVGIVPSGVKALVEAGHKVLVETRAGELSSMSDRDYQQAGAEIVATAAEVWRRADMVVKVKEPIASEFGHLREGLVLFTYLHLAPLPELTEQLLRHNVTGIAYETIRDAHGTLPLLTPMSEVAGRMAVQVGAYYLEAERGGRGLLLGGVPGVPPANVVIIGGGIVGTNAAKIALGMGAIVTIIDVNLNRLRELDDIFGARILTLASNSYTIAKATRKSDLVIGGVLIPGASAPKLVTEAMVKEMKSGAVIVDVAIDQGGCIETARPTTHSNPAYIEHGVVHYCVTNMPAAVPHTSTLALTNATFPYVMKLAREGPEAAMRSDSAIREGVNTFRGHVTYAAVAQSQGKPVRNLNELLN, encoded by the coding sequence ATGATTATCGGCGTCCCCAAAGAAGTGAAAGACCACGAGAGCCGCGTGGGCATCGTGCCTTCGGGAGTAAAGGCTCTGGTCGAGGCCGGCCACAAGGTGCTGGTCGAGACTCGGGCGGGTGAGCTGTCCTCGATGTCCGACCGCGACTACCAGCAGGCAGGCGCTGAGATAGTCGCTACCGCCGCCGAGGTCTGGAGGCGGGCCGACATGGTGGTGAAGGTCAAAGAGCCCATTGCCAGTGAGTTCGGCCACCTGCGCGAAGGTCTGGTGCTGTTCACCTACCTGCACCTGGCGCCCCTGCCCGAACTCACCGAGCAGTTGCTGCGCCACAATGTGACCGGAATCGCCTATGAGACCATCCGCGACGCGCACGGAACGCTGCCGCTACTGACACCTATGTCGGAGGTCGCAGGCCGGATGGCGGTGCAGGTCGGGGCCTACTATCTGGAGGCGGAGCGCGGAGGCCGCGGCCTGCTGCTGGGCGGCGTACCGGGTGTGCCGCCCGCCAATGTGGTGATCATCGGAGGCGGCATCGTGGGCACCAACGCCGCCAAGATCGCGCTCGGGATGGGGGCGATCGTGACCATCATCGACGTGAACCTGAATCGCCTACGTGAACTCGACGACATCTTCGGCGCACGCATCCTGACCCTCGCCTCGAACTCCTACACCATCGCCAAGGCCACCAGGAAATCGGACCTGGTCATCGGCGGGGTGCTGATCCCCGGCGCCTCCGCCCCCAAGCTGGTCACCGAGGCCATGGTGAAGGAAATGAAGTCCGGAGCCGTGATCGTCGATGTGGCCATCGACCAGGGCGGCTGCATCGAGACCGCCCGGCCCACCACCCACAGCAATCCGGCATACATCGAGCATGGCGTCGTGCATTACTGTGTGACCAACATGCCTGCGGCCGTGCCCCACACCTCCACGCTTGCCCTGACCAACGCGACTTTCCCTTACGTCATGAAGCTGGCCCGGGAAGGGCCGGAGGCGGCGATGCGCTCTGACAGCGCCATCCGCGAAGGCGTCAACACCTTCCGCGGGCACGTGACCTATGCCGCCGTCGCCCAGTCCCAGGGCAAGCCGGTTCGGAACCTGAACGAGCTACTTAACTAA
- a CDS encoding aldehyde dehydrogenase family protein, producing the protein MAEARVYKNLIGGQWVESRTGRTFENHNPADTRDLVGIFQRSGREDVDAAVAAAKHAFERWRLVPAPRRAEILYRAGQLLIERKEQYARDMTREMGKILAETRGDVQEAIDTAFYMAGEGRRLFGPTVPSELPNKFAMAVRMPIGVCGMITPWNFPMAIPSWKLLPALVCGNTCVIKPAQDTPLSTLNLVQTLVDAGVPDGVVNLVTGFGSEVGAPLVEHADVRAISLTGSSDVGRRIGEVAARTFKHCSLELGGKNAIIVLDDANIDLAVDGALWGGFGTTGQRCTAASRVIVQKGVYKEFVQKFVDRARSLKVGNGMDESVQMGPQVNANQIQTTCTYVQIGKGEGKLLCGGNPLTAGDYAHGHFYEATIFGDVDPHARIAQEEIFGPVVSVIACDSFEQAVEISNDIPYGLSSAIYSRDVNKAFRAMRDLYAGITYVNAPTIGAEVHLPFGGTKATGNGHREGGIGAIDFYSEWKSIYVDYSDHLQRAQIDNVEL; encoded by the coding sequence ATGGCCGAAGCCAGAGTGTACAAGAACCTGATCGGTGGGCAGTGGGTGGAATCCCGTACCGGCCGCACTTTTGAGAATCACAACCCTGCGGACACGCGGGACCTGGTGGGCATCTTTCAGCGTTCCGGCCGGGAAGACGTGGATGCAGCCGTGGCTGCCGCCAAACACGCCTTTGAGCGCTGGAGACTGGTCCCCGCTCCGCGCCGGGCCGAGATCCTCTACCGCGCCGGTCAGCTCCTGATCGAACGCAAGGAGCAATATGCCCGCGATATGACCCGCGAGATGGGCAAAATCCTGGCGGAGACCCGCGGCGACGTGCAGGAGGCCATTGACACGGCCTTCTACATGGCCGGAGAAGGCCGCCGCCTTTTCGGCCCCACGGTTCCTTCCGAGCTTCCCAACAAGTTCGCCATGGCGGTGCGCATGCCCATCGGTGTGTGCGGCATGATCACGCCCTGGAACTTCCCCATGGCCATTCCCTCCTGGAAGCTGCTGCCGGCCCTGGTCTGCGGCAACACTTGCGTCATCAAGCCTGCCCAGGACACGCCGCTCTCCACCCTGAACCTGGTGCAGACGCTGGTGGATGCCGGCGTGCCGGATGGCGTGGTCAACCTGGTGACGGGGTTCGGTTCGGAAGTTGGCGCACCCCTGGTGGAGCATGCGGACGTGCGTGCTATCTCTCTCACCGGGTCTTCCGATGTAGGCCGGCGCATTGGGGAAGTGGCGGCCCGCACCTTCAAGCACTGTTCCCTGGAACTGGGCGGGAAGAACGCCATCATCGTGCTGGACGACGCCAACATCGACCTGGCCGTGGATGGCGCCCTGTGGGGCGGCTTCGGCACCACCGGACAGCGCTGCACGGCCGCCAGCCGCGTCATCGTGCAGAAAGGTGTTTACAAGGAGTTCGTGCAGAAATTCGTTGACCGCGCCCGCTCCCTGAAGGTGGGCAACGGCATGGACGAGAGTGTGCAAATGGGCCCGCAGGTCAACGCCAACCAGATTCAGACTACCTGCACCTATGTCCAGATCGGCAAGGGCGAAGGCAAACTTCTGTGCGGCGGCAATCCGCTAACCGCGGGCGACTACGCGCACGGCCACTTCTATGAAGCCACCATTTTCGGCGACGTGGACCCACACGCCCGCATCGCGCAGGAGGAGATCTTCGGTCCCGTAGTCTCGGTGATTGCCTGTGACAGTTTTGAGCAGGCGGTCGAGATTTCCAATGACATCCCCTACGGCCTCTCCTCAGCCATCTACAGCCGCGACGTCAACAAGGCCTTTCGCGCCATGCGCGATCTGTATGCCGGCATCACCTACGTGAATGCGCCCACCATCGGCGCAGAAGTGCATCTGCCCTTCGGCGGGACCAAGGCCACCGGCAACGGCCATCGCGAGGGCGGGATCGGCGCCATTGATTTCTACTCCGAGTGGAAGTCGATCTACGTCGACTACTCCGACCACCTGCAGCGGGCGCAGATCGACAACGTGGAACTATAG
- a CDS encoding PAS domain S-box protein — MDPAVQASSRGSAAALLERGREFWEALIEDASDMIWVHDLAGNFLAANRLAREFAGYGKQDVRRLNIAHLLPAEQLAMVQERIARRMSGQPLPGPFEVEMVARDGRRLTVEVNPRPLYVDGKLAGMQGIAHDITDRKRAEEALRRSEEKFRALAETAACGIFIYQDTRFRYVNALTEAITGYTREELLRTSFLDLVHPDLRELARERALARQRGQPVPSRYEIKILTKTGEVRWLDYTAGMIDYEGGPAVLGTAFDITDRKRANEALQQSEERYRSFVTQSSEGIRRYEIDPPMPTNLPEDEQIRCLFENARLAECNDALARDYGFDFATEMLGKRIADLMPPADPHNVERLRSFIREGYRTLEAESHDVDRYGNTIYVLNNSTGIVENGRLVRIWGTQRDISDRRRTEQALRESEAKFRAVADTAASAIYIHDGQRFLYANRASERISGYAAEELMQMSPWALVREDYRGVVEERAAQRQQGQPVTSRYEFPIITKSGEVRWLDFSASTIQFGGEAAILATAFDVTERRRAEQLQSALYRIAETASSAPTLDELYASIHAILGELMYAKNCYIALHDESTNTVRFPYFVDQVDQPPSPRPFGKGLTEYVMRTGQPLLATRQEIEELARRGVAEQVGSRSLDWMGVPLKRGEQAFGVLALQTYEPNIRFGEPEKEVLTFVSHQIARAIEAKTSQEAMRESESKFRTVTETARALIYIHDEQRFLYANPVAEEITGYTRDDLLSRRPADLLHPDDRDLMLKRAARLLRGESIPAQQEFRILTQTGRVRWLESSTGIIQYGGRPAILSTAVDVTERKRAEQLQQALYRIASQASSAADLERFYAEVHGIVGELMDARNFYIALYDAPSQTIHFPYFVDEQDVTPPRMNVGRGLTAYVLRTGQPLLATPEVFTELVRQGEVDEVGAPSVDWLGVPLKQGETNFGVLVVQSYDEHVRYGERDKDILTFVSQQVASAIEHKRSQEALRRSEASYRSLFASAAYGICRSLSDGRILDANPAMVEMLRYGSASELLRLNMATDVYADPGEGRACLEQFTQGARFGPAETKWKCKDGRVITVRLSGRSVPVTPAGPPVFEMFAEDVTERRALEEQLRQSQKMEAVGRLAGGIAHDFNNLLTVIQGYTELLLERVQGETPMRTELDEIAKAAERATSLTRQLLAFSRQQVLEPKVLDLNTVVGAIEQLLRRLLGEDIALYAHLASDLGRVRADPGQVEQVIMNLAVNSRDAMPRGGKLVIETANVELDSGYAHEHPTVKPGPYVMLAVSDTGVGMDEETRARVFEPFFTTKEKGKGTGLGLATVYGIVKQSDGYIWVYSEPGRGTTVKVYLPRVDEPAPPGALPTAVPARYQGTETVLLVEDEEGVRALVRRVLDRHGYRVLEARHGGEALALCARTEEPIDLLLTDVILEQMSGPELAARLSPLRPKLKVLYMSGYTDDAIGHHGVLAAGTEFLQKPFSTEALVRKVRQVLDSADGSAR, encoded by the coding sequence GTGGATCCAGCCGTGCAGGCCTCGAGCCGGGGTTCGGCCGCGGCTCTGCTCGAGCGCGGCCGGGAGTTCTGGGAGGCGTTGATTGAGGACGCCAGCGACATGATCTGGGTGCACGACCTGGCCGGCAATTTCCTCGCCGCCAACCGGCTGGCCCGGGAGTTCGCGGGTTATGGAAAGCAGGACGTGCGCCGCCTGAACATCGCTCACCTGTTGCCTGCGGAGCAACTCGCTATGGTGCAAGAGCGCATCGCCCGGCGGATGTCCGGCCAGCCGCTTCCCGGGCCTTTCGAAGTGGAGATGGTCGCCCGGGACGGACGACGGCTTACCGTCGAGGTCAATCCCCGGCCGCTCTACGTGGACGGCAAACTGGCGGGCATGCAGGGAATCGCGCACGACATCACCGACCGCAAGCGGGCCGAGGAAGCCCTGCGCCGGAGCGAAGAGAAATTCAGGGCTCTGGCGGAAACCGCGGCGTGCGGCATCTTTATCTACCAGGACACGCGCTTTCGTTACGTCAATGCGCTTACAGAAGCCATCACCGGCTACACGCGGGAGGAACTGCTGCGCACCAGCTTTCTGGACCTCGTGCACCCGGATCTGCGGGAGTTAGCTCGAGAGCGTGCCCTCGCCCGCCAGCGCGGACAGCCCGTTCCCAGCCGGTACGAGATCAAGATCTTGACCAAGACCGGCGAGGTCCGCTGGCTGGACTACACCGCCGGCATGATCGACTACGAGGGCGGACCGGCGGTGCTGGGGACCGCTTTCGACATCACCGACCGCAAGCGAGCCAACGAAGCCCTGCAGCAGAGCGAGGAACGGTACCGCAGCTTCGTCACGCAGAGTTCGGAGGGCATCCGTCGCTATGAAATAGACCCGCCCATGCCGACCAATCTTCCCGAAGACGAACAGATCCGCTGCCTGTTCGAGAACGCCCGGCTGGCCGAGTGCAATGACGCCCTGGCGCGCGATTACGGTTTCGATTTCGCGACGGAGATGCTGGGGAAACGCATCGCCGACTTGATGCCACCCGCCGATCCCCACAACGTGGAGCGTCTGCGAAGTTTCATCCGCGAGGGCTACCGCACGCTGGAAGCTGAGTCCCACGATGTGGATCGCTACGGCAACACGATTTACGTTCTGAACAACTCCACGGGCATTGTGGAGAACGGCCGTCTGGTGCGCATCTGGGGGACGCAGCGCGATATCTCGGATCGCCGGCGCACCGAGCAGGCCCTGCGGGAGAGCGAAGCCAAGTTCCGCGCCGTAGCGGACACTGCGGCCTCCGCCATTTACATCCATGATGGTCAACGCTTCCTCTACGCCAACCGCGCCAGCGAGCGGATTTCGGGATACGCGGCCGAGGAGCTGATGCAGATGTCGCCCTGGGCCCTGGTGCGCGAGGATTATCGCGGGGTGGTGGAGGAACGGGCGGCGCAGCGCCAGCAGGGCCAGCCGGTCACCAGCCGCTACGAGTTCCCCATCATCACCAAGAGCGGCGAGGTGCGCTGGTTGGATTTCAGCGCCAGCACCATCCAGTTCGGCGGTGAGGCCGCCATCCTCGCCACCGCTTTCGACGTCACCGAACGCCGGCGCGCCGAGCAGTTGCAATCCGCCCTCTACCGCATTGCGGAGACCGCCAGCTCGGCTCCGACGCTCGACGAGCTGTACGCTTCCATCCACGCCATTCTCGGGGAGCTGATGTACGCCAAGAATTGCTACATCGCTCTGCACGACGAATCCACCAACACCGTGCGTTTCCCCTACTTTGTGGATCAGGTGGACCAACCTCCTTCTCCGCGCCCGTTCGGCAAGGGACTGACCGAGTATGTGATGCGAACCGGGCAGCCCCTCCTGGCTACGCGCCAGGAAATCGAGGAACTGGCCCGTCGCGGCGTGGCCGAGCAAGTGGGTTCCCGGTCCCTGGATTGGATGGGAGTGCCGCTGAAGCGGGGCGAGCAGGCCTTCGGTGTGCTGGCCCTGCAGACCTACGAACCGAACATCCGCTTTGGCGAACCGGAGAAGGAGGTTCTGACGTTCGTCTCCCACCAGATCGCGCGCGCGATCGAGGCCAAGACCAGCCAGGAAGCCATGCGGGAGAGCGAGAGCAAGTTCCGTACCGTCACCGAGACGGCCCGCGCCCTGATCTACATCCATGACGAACAGCGATTCCTGTACGCCAATCCCGTCGCCGAGGAAATCACCGGCTATACCCGTGACGATCTGCTCTCCCGGCGTCCCGCAGACTTGTTGCATCCCGACGACCGAGACCTCATGCTGAAGCGCGCGGCTCGCTTATTGAGGGGCGAGTCCATACCGGCTCAGCAGGAATTCCGCATCCTGACGCAAACCGGCCGGGTCCGCTGGCTGGAATCCAGCACCGGCATCATCCAGTATGGCGGGAGGCCGGCCATCCTCAGCACGGCCGTGGACGTGACCGAGCGCAAGCGCGCCGAGCAGTTGCAGCAGGCCTTGTACCGCATCGCCAGCCAGGCCAGCTCGGCCGCCGACCTCGAGCGCTTCTATGCCGAGGTCCACGGCATCGTCGGCGAGCTGATGGATGCACGCAACTTCTACATCGCGCTCTACGACGCTCCCAGCCAGACCATCCACTTTCCGTATTTCGTCGACGAGCAGGACGTCACTCCCCCGCGAATGAACGTGGGCCGCGGCCTGACGGCCTACGTCTTGCGGACCGGCCAGCCGCTGCTGGCCACACCGGAGGTCTTCACCGAACTGGTGCGGCAGGGAGAAGTAGACGAGGTAGGCGCTCCCTCCGTGGATTGGCTGGGCGTTCCGCTCAAGCAGGGCGAGACCAATTTCGGCGTCCTGGTGGTGCAGAGTTACGACGAGCACGTGCGGTACGGCGAACGGGACAAGGACATCCTGACGTTTGTGTCGCAGCAGGTGGCCAGCGCCATCGAGCACAAGCGCAGCCAGGAGGCGCTGCGGCGCTCCGAGGCCAGCTACCGGTCCTTGTTCGCGAGCGCCGCCTACGGCATCTGCCGTTCCCTCTCCGATGGCCGCATCCTTGACGCCAACCCGGCCATGGTTGAGATGCTGCGCTATGGCTCGGCAAGCGAATTGCTGCGCCTGAACATGGCCACCGACGTCTATGCGGATCCAGGCGAAGGACGGGCCTGCCTCGAGCAGTTCACCCAGGGCGCCCGCTTCGGACCGGCCGAGACCAAGTGGAAGTGCAAGGACGGTCGCGTGATCACCGTGCGGCTGAGCGGACGCTCGGTGCCGGTTACCCCGGCAGGCCCACCGGTGTTCGAAATGTTCGCCGAAGACGTTACTGAGCGGCGCGCGCTCGAGGAACAGCTTCGCCAGTCACAGAAGATGGAGGCCGTGGGCCGTCTGGCCGGCGGCATCGCGCACGACTTCAATAATCTGCTCACCGTCATCCAGGGCTACACCGAACTGCTGCTCGAACGCGTGCAGGGCGAGACGCCCATGCGCACCGAACTGGACGAGATCGCAAAAGCGGCGGAGCGCGCTACTTCCCTCACGCGGCAACTGCTGGCTTTCAGCCGGCAGCAGGTGCTGGAGCCCAAAGTGCTGGATCTGAACACCGTGGTGGGCGCAATCGAGCAGCTCTTGCGGCGCCTGCTGGGCGAAGACATTGCGCTCTATGCGCACCTGGCGTCTGATCTGGGCCGCGTGCGCGCCGATCCTGGCCAGGTCGAGCAGGTGATCATGAACCTGGCCGTCAACTCGCGAGACGCCATGCCGCGCGGCGGCAAACTGGTGATCGAGACCGCCAACGTGGAGTTGGACTCCGGCTACGCTCACGAGCACCCTACGGTCAAGCCCGGCCCCTATGTCATGCTGGCCGTAAGTGACACGGGTGTGGGCATGGACGAGGAAACCCGTGCTCGTGTCTTCGAGCCCTTTTTTACCACCAAGGAAAAGGGCAAGGGCACCGGCCTCGGCCTAGCCACCGTGTACGGCATCGTCAAGCAGAGCGACGGCTACATCTGGGTCTACAGCGAACCCGGTCGCGGCACCACCGTGAAGGTCTATCTGCCGCGGGTGGATGAGCCTGCGCCTCCCGGAGCGCTCCCAACGGCGGTGCCGGCACGCTACCAGGGAACCGAAACGGTGTTGCTGGTGGAGGACGAGGAGGGCGTGCGCGCGCTGGTTCGGCGCGTCCTCGACCGCCATGGCTACCGCGTGCTGGAGGCGCGCCATGGCGGCGAGGCGCTCGCACTCTGCGCACGCACGGAAGAACCCATCGACCTGCTGCTGACCGATGTCATCCTGGAGCAGATGAGCGGACCCGAACTGGCAGCCCGCTTGTCTCCGTTACGGCCCAAGCTCAAGGTGCTCTACATGTCCGGCTATACCGACGACGCGATCGGCCACCACGGTGTCCTGGCAGCGGGGACGGAGTTCCTGCAGAAGCCGTTCAGCACGGAAGCCCTGGTCCGCAAGGTGCGCCAGGTGCTGGATAGTGCCGACGGCAGCGCCCGCTAG